A single window of Leptolyngbya ohadii IS1 DNA harbors:
- a CDS encoding ribbon-helix-helix domain-containing protein — translation MGGKTDLERVVAYIPPEWKKELEEWAESDERSVSWLVSKLIDRALQERRSQQSPSKIVNLR, via the coding sequence ATGGGCGGTAAGACAGACCTGGAGCGGGTGGTTGCCTACATTCCCCCGGAATGGAAGAAAGAATTAGAAGAATGGGCAGAGTCAGACGAGCGATCGGTTTCCTGGCTCGTTTCCAAGCTAATCGATAGGGCTTTGCAAGAACGGCGAAGTCAGCAAAGCCCCTCAAAGATCGTGAATTTGCGTTAG